A portion of the Leptospira noumeaensis genome contains these proteins:
- a CDS encoding SpoIIE family protein phosphatase, whose translation MKRETLFWDLTLKLEAFTHTVPVPFAVYYAIITQKMEPAHWRIFIALCVVFATGIGLLGTFVRHLLLKYVYARIERIPIPKVGVSSLSKEEINYAKSVKILLFRYPLLEAIIIVIRWLSGVIPISLLFFHLVTYMPSVARSAFFTFVMIAPISFVTYYFISESCIRRLFDLPQIQNIELQEKDIPKFNYFSRILVAFFSLAALPFVIFSYILYSLAMGEIAVEDPMIPIVTVSFIFIVPLVVCSYVVAKSVNEGLNETSRSLGELAKGNFDVMVTAKSSDDFAKQALYLNSVITTLKGMYEEIKNLNEGLEEKVTLRTNELNQSLQDISKLKIQQDGDYYLTYQLLSPLAIKDVVSKYLEVDHLVRQKKVFEYKDRRYDIGGDINISHSIVLQKRKFLLFVNADAMGKSMQGAGGALVFGAVFQSIVQRTKSDPGYEQIGPEEWLKSNLQEMHMIFEAFDGTMLVSLTMGLLEEETGKLYFLNAEHPPIVLYRQKKAEYLPAGVSYRKLGTLGATPIQNIKEFQLTPGDVLIIGSDGKDDLLHLDETGKWEINSDEQMFLKLVESTHGNLLAISKQIESLGQVIDDISLIRICYLPET comes from the coding sequence GTGAAACGAGAAACTCTCTTCTGGGACCTAACCCTAAAACTCGAAGCGTTTACCCATACCGTTCCTGTTCCTTTTGCTGTGTATTATGCCATCATCACCCAAAAAATGGAACCGGCCCACTGGCGGATCTTCATCGCACTCTGTGTGGTTTTTGCTACAGGGATTGGACTCCTAGGAACCTTTGTCCGCCACCTCCTTCTCAAGTATGTTTACGCCAGAATAGAAAGGATCCCCATTCCAAAGGTCGGAGTTTCCTCTTTATCGAAAGAAGAAATTAATTATGCAAAGTCGGTTAAAATTCTATTATTTCGATATCCCTTATTAGAAGCCATCATCATCGTTATCCGTTGGTTATCCGGTGTGATTCCCATAAGCCTTTTGTTTTTTCATTTGGTAACTTATATGCCTTCGGTAGCTCGATCGGCATTTTTTACCTTTGTGATGATTGCACCCATATCCTTTGTAACTTATTATTTTATTTCTGAAAGTTGTATTCGTAGATTATTTGACTTACCTCAAATCCAAAACATTGAACTCCAAGAAAAGGACATTCCAAAGTTTAATTATTTCTCTCGGATACTTGTCGCCTTTTTTAGTTTGGCGGCGCTTCCCTTTGTTATTTTTTCCTATATCCTTTATTCACTAGCAATGGGTGAAATTGCGGTAGAAGATCCCATGATCCCTATTGTTACTGTATCTTTTATTTTTATTGTCCCTTTAGTTGTTTGTTCTTATGTCGTTGCGAAATCTGTAAACGAAGGCCTGAACGAAACAAGTAGATCTCTAGGAGAACTGGCAAAAGGAAACTTCGATGTAATGGTAACAGCAAAATCAAGTGACGATTTTGCAAAACAAGCACTCTATCTAAATTCCGTAATTACTACACTCAAAGGAATGTATGAGGAAATCAAAAACCTAAACGAAGGGCTAGAAGAAAAAGTAACCTTGAGAACCAACGAACTCAATCAGTCCTTACAAGATATCAGTAAATTAAAAATACAACAAGATGGAGACTATTATCTCACCTATCAACTGCTAAGCCCTCTTGCAATCAAAGATGTGGTTTCCAAATATTTGGAAGTGGATCATTTGGTAAGACAAAAAAAAGTTTTCGAATACAAAGATAGAAGGTATGACATAGGCGGTGATATCAATATTTCCCATTCGATAGTTTTACAAAAAAGAAAGTTTTTACTTTTTGTAAATGCAGATGCTATGGGTAAGTCAATGCAAGGTGCAGGCGGCGCCTTAGTTTTTGGTGCGGTATTTCAATCCATTGTCCAAAGGACAAAATCAGACCCCGGATACGAACAGATAGGACCTGAAGAGTGGTTAAAATCAAACCTGCAAGAAATGCATATGATCTTTGAAGCCTTTGATGGAACGATGCTTGTTTCACTCACTATGGGATTATTAGAAGAAGAAACAGGAAAGTTATACTTCTTAAATGCAGAACACCCACCCATAGTATTGTATAGACAAAAAAAAGCAGAATACCTACCCGCAGGTGTTTCCTACAGAAAATTAGGAACCTTGGGAGCTACCCCCATCCAAAACATAAAAGAATTCCAACTAACACCGGGCGATGTGTTAATCATAGGTTCCGATGGAAAGGACGACTTACTTCATTTAGACGAAACGGGGAAATGGGAGATCAACTCAGATGAACAAATGTTCCTAAAACTTGTTGAATCCACCCATGGGAACCTACTTGCCATCTCAAAACAAATCGAATCTTTAGGGCAAGTCATCGACGATATTTCTTTGATACGAATCTGTTATTTACCGGAAACTTAG
- a CDS encoding methyl-accepting chemotaxis protein — protein sequence MRKNLPITDKEIEFPEGTKITSKTDLKGIITYVNADFLRISGFLEEELIGQPHNLIRHPDMPKLAFQDLWETVKAENSWVGIVKNRCKNGDYYWVDANVSPIYEDGKHVGYMSVRTKATKDQIREAEELYAKINSGKWKPKKIGFLESLSDSSLFFIQTLISGILLVLFSLKSNSKFVFLPDPMYFGIGFGFFLIVTIFGYTQVKLNSKSYGRAKVYLENLNRGKLKFDVEVKNSGEHLDLLNLIRKTQVEFRGMISQLIGNAEIVKSQIAGLTVAVEHIHVAFKELSNAMFSLADSSNVTRESSESIFHQMDSLNHLISSIRTESNTVQVESTEAYEFSISGKERSDKAIAQFNKAKKQIIKTSETIKDLGEKTKVIRKITETIAAISEKTNLLSLNASIESARAGDAGKGFAVVAGEVGKLADQSNKSVKEISAFINELTSKILQTVTDIQDGLSEVELGSLEFETVQVEMDRILKNAEETKISAEKIHGSTEGTEVMSGSVLGNIEKIQTQLVNSSSIVEELSAAASEQKHTIAAIEGSIANLAQVADRLDSVAFRFQF from the coding sequence ATGCGCAAGAATCTGCCAATTACTGACAAAGAAATCGAGTTCCCTGAAGGGACAAAGATCACCTCCAAAACAGATTTGAAAGGAATCATCACGTATGTGAATGCCGATTTTTTGCGTATTAGTGGATTCTTAGAAGAGGAATTGATTGGGCAACCGCACAATCTCATCCGCCATCCCGATATGCCAAAACTGGCCTTCCAAGATTTATGGGAGACCGTTAAGGCAGAAAACTCTTGGGTGGGAATTGTCAAAAACCGATGCAAAAATGGCGATTACTATTGGGTAGATGCCAATGTATCTCCCATTTACGAAGATGGGAAACATGTGGGTTATATGTCGGTGCGAACGAAAGCCACAAAAGACCAAATTCGGGAAGCCGAGGAACTTTATGCCAAAATAAATTCGGGGAAATGGAAACCTAAAAAGATCGGATTTTTAGAAAGTTTATCTGATAGTTCTTTGTTTTTTATACAAACTCTTATTAGTGGAATATTGCTTGTTTTGTTTTCTTTAAAATCAAATTCCAAATTTGTTTTTTTGCCAGATCCTATGTATTTCGGAATTGGCTTTGGATTCTTTTTGATAGTTACAATCTTTGGATATACGCAAGTAAAATTAAATTCTAAATCATATGGAAGGGCAAAGGTTTATTTAGAGAATTTAAACCGGGGAAAACTTAAGTTTGATGTGGAAGTCAAAAATTCAGGCGAACATTTGGATCTACTGAATTTGATTCGAAAAACGCAAGTGGAATTTCGTGGGATGATCTCCCAACTCATTGGGAATGCAGAAATTGTAAAATCACAAATTGCCGGCTTAACCGTTGCTGTGGAACATATTCACGTAGCCTTTAAAGAACTTTCAAATGCTATGTTTTCTCTTGCTGATTCTAGTAATGTGACTCGTGAAAGTTCGGAAAGTATCTTTCATCAAATGGATTCTTTGAACCACCTAATTAGTAGCATACGAACAGAATCAAATACGGTACAAGTTGAATCAACGGAAGCCTATGAGTTTTCTATTTCCGGAAAAGAACGTTCTGACAAAGCCATCGCTCAGTTCAATAAAGCCAAAAAACAAATCATCAAAACCTCAGAAACCATCAAAGATTTGGGTGAAAAAACAAAGGTCATTCGAAAAATTACAGAAACCATCGCGGCCATTTCCGAAAAAACAAACTTACTATCGTTAAACGCATCGATTGAATCAGCTAGGGCTGGAGATGCTGGAAAAGGATTTGCTGTAGTGGCAGGAGAAGTGGGAAAACTTGCTGACCAGTCCAATAAATCCGTAAAAGAAATTTCAGCATTTATCAACGAGTTGACATCCAAAATTTTACAAACAGTTACCGATATCCAAGACGGACTCAGTGAAGTAGAATTAGGATCTTTAGAATTTGAAACAGTCCAAGTAGAAATGGATCGAATTTTAAAAAACGCAGAAGAAACTAAAATCAGCGCCGAAAAAATTCATGGTTCCACAGAAGGAACAGAGGTGATGTCGGGAAGTGTTTTGGGGAATATTGAAAAAATCCAAACCCAACTTGTGAATAGTTCTTCTATCGTAGAAGAGCTGTCAGCTGCTGCGAGTGAACAAAAACACACCATTGCTGCCATAGAAGGATCCATTGCCAATCTGGCCCAAGTGGCAGATCGATTGGATTCGGTAGCATTTCGATTTCAGTTTTAA
- a CDS encoding MFS transporter yields the protein MNQTKLKLPIKMGYGLAETGITAVQLFTQIYLLKYYTEIVGLNSSLAGIALSISVIWDAVSDPLMGRISDHTHTKWGRRRPYILLGGILLSLAVLLLFSPPQLSSQMGKFSYLLSVYLLVNTAMTIISVPHIALGGELSFERNERTSIFGWRLFFSNIGMLVGMIVPAAILQSLGDESSKNNIITSRTVAGEIVSLVILGSSIITFLVTKGKDISIPQPERKIPFVTSFTSVLKNKMFLILLFAFVIATIGRTFNSSIALYYYEHRLGLKESLVVINILLPFFLVLLLSIGFWVWIAKRIGKKIPAFLGVFGLGLLTVVVYPLFPYGELRPPLIAAFIGGICAGSILIMDSILTDVVDYDEFKTGEKREGLYFGIWKMGVKFSQAFGIAITGFLLDFIGFQNGETTQSQEVGFRLAMIFGPGVGFFFILGSLLFLFFPLTDKKHIQVQRILLKRKERDTFSKEK from the coding sequence ATGAACCAAACAAAATTAAAACTCCCCATAAAAATGGGATATGGATTGGCTGAAACTGGTATAACAGCCGTTCAACTTTTTACTCAAATTTATTTACTAAAATATTATACGGAAATTGTAGGACTCAACTCTAGTCTTGCAGGGATTGCTCTTTCCATTTCTGTCATTTGGGATGCTGTAAGTGACCCATTAATGGGACGTATCTCCGACCATACCCATACAAAATGGGGACGAAGAAGACCCTATATTTTACTTGGTGGGATTTTACTTTCTCTAGCTGTATTACTTTTATTTTCCCCTCCACAACTTAGTTCCCAAATGGGAAAATTTTCTTATCTATTATCTGTTTACCTTTTAGTAAACACAGCCATGACCATCATTTCGGTTCCTCATATCGCACTCGGAGGGGAACTTAGTTTTGAACGAAACGAAAGGACGTCCATTTTTGGATGGAGATTGTTTTTTAGTAATATTGGTATGCTTGTGGGAATGATCGTACCTGCGGCCATCTTACAATCTCTAGGTGACGAATCTTCAAAAAACAATATCATCACTTCCCGCACCGTGGCAGGTGAAATTGTTTCTTTGGTCATTTTAGGTTCTTCCATCATCACCTTTTTAGTTACCAAAGGAAAAGACATTTCTATCCCACAACCAGAACGGAAAATCCCGTTTGTAACTTCATTTACATCTGTATTAAAAAACAAAATGTTTCTCATCTTATTATTTGCTTTTGTCATAGCAACCATTGGAAGGACATTCAATTCAAGCATTGCTCTTTATTACTACGAACATAGGTTAGGTCTCAAAGAATCACTTGTTGTCATCAACATCCTCTTACCATTTTTTTTGGTTCTCCTGCTTTCGATTGGATTTTGGGTTTGGATCGCTAAAAGAATTGGTAAAAAAATACCGGCCTTTCTCGGTGTTTTTGGCCTTGGATTATTAACTGTGGTTGTTTATCCACTTTTCCCTTACGGAGAATTACGTCCTCCCCTCATTGCTGCTTTTATTGGTGGGATTTGTGCCGGTTCCATCCTCATTATGGACTCCATACTAACAGATGTAGTAGACTACGATGAATTCAAAACTGGTGAAAAACGAGAAGGATTGTATTTTGGAATTTGGAAGATGGGTGTAAAGTTTTCGCAGGCCTTTGGAATTGCCATCACCGGTTTTTTACTGGATTTCATTGGATTCCAAAATGGAGAGACCACACAATCGCAAGAAGTAGGATTTCGACTTGCAATGATCTTTGGACCAGGTGTTGGATTCTTTTTTATTTTAGGTTCTCTCCTCTTTTTATTTTTTCCCCTCACAGACAAAAAACACATCCAAGTCCAAAGAATCCTATTAAAACGAAAAGAAAGAGATACATTCTCTAAGGAAAAATAA
- a CDS encoding DUF4468 domain-containing protein, which produces MMAKRIILLSVFFLFFQNSMCLKLWTVSSKFRTTEDSRDHKTYQKTRSFLKAKQWLEYKLDPELSKIEMENQETGEFRGIGLIKCYVPYGIGEVDANEHEFEYVIKIRDGHADFQVNKIFSFIRDPNDIILNYGPKNEKVAKITIRSCFRPLMDDFFEFIK; this is translated from the coding sequence ATGATGGCAAAACGAATTATCCTTTTATCTGTATTTTTCCTATTCTTTCAAAACTCTATGTGTTTGAAACTTTGGACCGTTTCTTCCAAATTTCGAACCACAGAAGACTCGAGAGACCATAAAACCTACCAAAAAACTCGAAGTTTTCTAAAAGCAAAACAATGGTTGGAATACAAATTGGATCCGGAACTTTCCAAAATTGAAATGGAAAACCAAGAAACGGGAGAGTTTCGAGGCATTGGACTCATTAAATGTTACGTTCCCTATGGGATTGGGGAAGTGGATGCCAATGAACACGAATTTGAATATGTAATTAAAATTCGAGATGGCCATGCAGACTTCCAGGTGAATAAAATCTTTTCCTTCATCCGAGATCCGAATGATATCATTTTGAATTATGGGCCCAAAAATGAGAAAGTTGCAAAAATCACCATTCGCTCTTGTTTCCGGCCACTGATGGATGATTTTTTTGAATTTATCAAATAA
- a CDS encoding lysophospholipid acyltransferase family protein yields the protein MKKNVENIKKFVTPFFNLAVSTTVYGYHNIVPNGKLILTCNHRSDMDPFVIGSVFPRFISWIAAEYTTRIPLFKDLVEKTGTIPMAIDGNISMASIKKVQQVFKNGDVLGIFPEGHDYMVQNDFSAPLANFHSGFAAFSLRNKVDILPSVIIPDEETVTDYPIPPLVRAFMGMPKEVCDIKRRVVYKKINVVFGEVIKYENYAHLPLDKGMVEVSNETKRRMGELQKVDYLKK from the coding sequence ATCAAGAAGAATGTAGAGAACATCAAAAAGTTTGTCACTCCGTTCTTTAATTTGGCAGTAAGTACAACTGTCTACGGTTACCATAACATTGTACCCAATGGCAAACTCATCCTCACCTGTAACCATAGAAGTGATATGGATCCCTTTGTCATTGGTTCTGTGTTTCCTCGGTTTATTTCTTGGATTGCTGCCGAGTACACGACACGGATTCCTCTCTTTAAAGATTTAGTGGAAAAAACGGGAACCATTCCTATGGCCATCGACGGAAATATCTCCATGGCCAGTATCAAAAAAGTACAACAAGTTTTTAAAAACGGCGATGTCCTTGGAATTTTTCCAGAAGGCCATGACTATATGGTGCAAAACGATTTTTCTGCTCCACTTGCCAATTTCCATTCTGGATTTGCTGCCTTTAGTCTTCGAAACAAAGTGGATATCTTACCCTCTGTCATCATTCCCGATGAAGAAACTGTTACTGATTATCCCATCCCACCATTGGTGCGTGCCTTTATGGGTATGCCCAAAGAAGTCTGCGATATCAAACGCCGAGTGGTTTATAAAAAAATCAATGTGGTTTTTGGGGAAGTAATCAAATACGAAAACTATGCCCACCTACCGCTTGACAAAGGTATGGTGGAAGTTTCGAACGAAACCAAACGTAGAATGGGTGAATTACAAAAAGTAGATTATTTAAAAAAGTAA
- a CDS encoding DUF2721 domain-containing protein: protein MFESFSNSEILSGMITPAVLVSACASLIFSTANRLGRIFDRVNLLKSEVELLLEGKRGFQKERMVYMRQQLSVQKKRAVLIQRSMAFLYLATSLFVISSLTLAITLAFAKDYAWIPTVVAITGGVCLFLASALLFYESRYNLTFINRQIEFTEFLEKEVREK, encoded by the coding sequence ATGTTCGAATCATTTTCCAACTCTGAGATTCTTTCTGGTATGATCACTCCAGCCGTCCTTGTTTCCGCCTGTGCCAGTTTGATTTTTTCCACAGCCAACAGGCTTGGGCGAATTTTTGACCGAGTGAATCTTTTAAAATCGGAAGTGGAATTACTACTCGAAGGCAAACGAGGTTTTCAAAAGGAACGAATGGTTTACATGCGCCAACAATTATCGGTTCAAAAAAAACGTGCCGTCCTCATCCAACGTTCCATGGCTTTTTTATATTTGGCCACTTCTCTATTTGTGATTTCAAGTCTGACACTTGCCATCACCCTTGCTTTTGCCAAGGACTATGCCTGGATCCCCACAGTTGTGGCAATCACCGGTGGAGTTTGTTTGTTTTTAGCAAGTGCCCTTTTATTTTACGAAAGCAGATACAACCTAACGTTCATTAATCGACAAATTGAGTTCACAGAGTTTTTAGAAAAGGAAGTGCGAGAGAAATAG
- a CDS encoding adenylate/guanylate cyclase domain-containing protein, which translates to MKPGRGVQFIAFLLIYFIVPFCACLFTLIFANYTASEFLPDKFLALFEATHIKNDHTLAIFTWAPFPIITFILFVYSLPIAKFLFSSKGCNFISEEKARHRIVHSPLIISLLGFVGWELSNLLSICRIDILFPTAPHQSIVTVSILFGFWGLFAFAFSYATTSYLNKLLIIPCVFPEGGLGKYAHGKQFSIVTKQFIFWAASTLFPIVLLIFGLLLRTNQNILNLHYLVHNDVLFEVIAIMLVFSFAFAMSFASSLQHPLNQIERATQLIKEQKFDTRVKIFSSDELGLLGDAVNEMAEGLAERERIKDTFGRIVDPRVRDYLLSNEHSLGGKVVDASILFSDLRDFTKLSEKRKPEEVLYILNRYFQEMSNAIEMHGGFINKFIGDAILAVFGTPMPMADHAERALATALQMQKNLDSLNAQFLSEGLTELKMGIGIHTGSLLVGNIGSANRMEFTVIGDTVNTASRVEGLCKGLKKNLLLTENTSVLLPENIRSKLKSEGEYELKGRETKERIYSYSPGE; encoded by the coding sequence ATGAAACCAGGTCGCGGAGTTCAGTTCATTGCTTTTTTATTAATTTACTTCATAGTTCCCTTCTGTGCTTGTTTATTCACGCTGATTTTTGCAAATTATACAGCCTCCGAATTTTTGCCTGATAAGTTTTTAGCGTTATTCGAAGCCACTCATATCAAAAATGACCATACTCTAGCCATTTTCACTTGGGCTCCCTTTCCTATCATCACCTTCATTCTGTTTGTTTACAGCCTTCCCATTGCAAAATTTCTTTTTTCTTCCAAAGGTTGTAATTTTATCTCTGAAGAAAAGGCAAGGCACAGGATTGTCCATTCCCCACTCATCATTAGTTTGTTAGGATTTGTTGGTTGGGAACTTTCTAATTTATTAAGTATTTGTCGAATTGATATATTATTCCCAACGGCACCTCACCAAAGCATTGTTACTGTTTCTATTTTATTTGGGTTTTGGGGTTTATTCGCTTTTGCATTTTCTTACGCAACAACCAGTTATTTAAATAAACTCCTAATCATCCCTTGCGTATTTCCGGAAGGAGGCCTTGGAAAATACGCTCATGGAAAACAATTTTCCATTGTCACAAAACAATTTATTTTTTGGGCTGCATCCACCCTTTTCCCAATCGTACTTCTTATTTTTGGTTTATTACTCCGAACCAATCAAAATATTTTAAACCTTCATTACCTCGTTCATAACGATGTACTTTTTGAAGTCATTGCGATCATGCTTGTTTTTTCTTTTGCCTTTGCCATGTCCTTTGCCTCCAGTTTACAACACCCACTCAATCAAATTGAGAGAGCCACACAACTCATCAAAGAACAAAAATTTGATACTCGGGTTAAGATATTTAGTTCAGATGAATTAGGTTTACTTGGTGATGCTGTAAATGAAATGGCAGAAGGACTTGCAGAAAGAGAAAGGATCAAAGATACATTTGGACGAATTGTGGATCCAAGAGTTCGCGATTATCTTTTATCCAACGAACATAGTCTAGGTGGAAAAGTGGTAGATGCTTCTATTTTATTTTCTGACCTACGCGACTTCACTAAACTTTCGGAAAAACGTAAACCAGAAGAAGTATTGTACATCCTCAATCGTTATTTCCAAGAAATGAGTAATGCCATTGAAATGCATGGTGGGTTTATTAATAAATTCATTGGTGATGCCATTTTAGCTGTTTTTGGAACTCCTATGCCTATGGCAGACCACGCAGAACGTGCCTTGGCCACTGCCCTCCAAATGCAAAAAAACTTGGATTCGTTAAATGCACAGTTTTTAAGCGAAGGACTCACGGAACTTAAAATGGGAATTGGAATCCATACAGGAAGCCTCCTTGTGGGAAACATTGGCTCAGCCAATCGAATGGAATTTACAGTGATTGGAGATACTGTCAATACTGCTTCACGAGTGGAAGGGTTATGCAAAGGTTTGAAAAAAAATCTCCTCCTGACAGAAAACACTTCGGTTCTTTTGCCAGAAAACATTCGTTCCAAACTTAAGTCCGAAGGGGAATATGAATTGAAAGGAAGAGAAACCAAAGAACGAATTTATTCCTATTCTCCCGGCGAATAA
- a CDS encoding 3-hydroxyacyl-CoA dehydrogenase NAD-binding domain-containing protein, with protein MREIKTVTILGANGAMGSGSAGVIAAFGGAKVHMLARDVEKAKQGIEAAVASVKTDTIRARMIPGSYDADLEKAVAESDWVFELVAESYEVKEPINTRIAKARRPGTIVSTVSSGLSIGRLAKAYDEDGQKHYYGTHFFNPPYKMILCELVTHSGNDKKVTQALGEYLDKVLGRAVVYTNDTPAFAGNRIGFQLMNEVAHFAEKYADKGGIALLDEIMSGYTGRAMGPLATADFVGLDVHKAIVDNIYDNTKDEAHETFKLPGYFQKLIDAGKLGMKSGGGLTKVVKHADGKREKFVYNIKTGEYDPYPKFDIPFIKEARQKIKDSDYKGAMDVVKKASGFEADIARYFISRYISYSLSLVGEVVDTKENTDGAMGFGFNWVPASAFVDFLGGPKETIKLMEASKIPVPKLLKDAKEGKKFYELGDKLDARSLFKG; from the coding sequence ATGAGAGAAATCAAAACTGTCACGATTTTAGGTGCCAACGGAGCCATGGGTTCTGGAAGTGCGGGCGTCATTGCTGCCTTCGGTGGTGCTAAAGTCCATATGCTCGCTAGAGATGTTGAAAAAGCAAAACAGGGTATCGAAGCCGCTGTCGCATCCGTAAAAACGGATACAATTCGCGCAAGAATGATCCCTGGTTCCTACGATGCGGATCTGGAAAAAGCTGTCGCAGAGTCAGATTGGGTTTTTGAACTCGTGGCGGAAAGTTACGAAGTCAAAGAACCGATCAATACTCGTATTGCAAAGGCTCGTCGTCCTGGAACCATCGTTTCCACTGTGTCTTCTGGACTTTCCATCGGTCGTTTGGCAAAAGCTTACGATGAAGATGGTCAAAAACACTACTACGGAACGCATTTTTTTAACCCTCCTTATAAAATGATCCTTTGTGAACTCGTCACTCACTCAGGAAATGATAAAAAAGTCACACAAGCGTTAGGTGAATACCTAGACAAAGTTTTAGGCCGTGCCGTTGTTTATACAAATGACACTCCTGCTTTCGCTGGAAACCGCATTGGATTTCAGTTGATGAACGAAGTGGCACACTTTGCAGAAAAGTATGCTGACAAAGGTGGAATTGCTCTTCTTGACGAAATCATGTCTGGATACACTGGACGTGCGATGGGCCCACTGGCTACTGCTGACTTCGTAGGACTTGATGTTCACAAAGCCATCGTAGACAATATCTACGACAATACAAAAGACGAAGCTCACGAAACATTCAAACTTCCTGGTTACTTCCAAAAGTTAATCGATGCTGGTAAACTTGGTATGAAGTCTGGTGGTGGTCTCACAAAAGTTGTGAAACACGCTGACGGAAAACGTGAGAAGTTTGTTTACAATATCAAAACTGGTGAGTACGATCCGTACCCAAAATTTGATATTCCTTTTATCAAAGAAGCACGCCAAAAAATCAAAGACTCTGATTACAAAGGTGCGATGGATGTAGTAAAAAAAGCAAGTGGCTTCGAAGCAGACATTGCTCGTTACTTCATTTCACGTTACATCAGTTATTCGCTCTCTCTCGTGGGAGAAGTGGTTGATACAAAAGAAAACACTGACGGCGCTATGGGTTTCGGTTTTAACTGGGTTCCTGCTTCTGCTTTTGTTGATTTCCTTGGTGGACCAAAAGAAACAATCAAACTAATGGAAGCGTCTAAAATACCAGTTCCAAAACTTTTAAAAGATGCAAAAGAAGGCAAAAAGTTCTACGAACTTGGCGACAAACTGGATGCAAGGTCTCTCTTCAAAGGTTAA
- a CDS encoding acetyl-CoA acetyltransferase, translated as MSEKVFVLGGEQTDFQRNWTKEGKTFMSMMREVLDDALEKVGISYDEIKRLNKENRVAVFVGNFDAEQYANQGHLGAFLTEVNPALYGVPGARYEAACASGSVALDAAITHIRAEDYDLAIVLGVEVMKTVSSSVGGDFLGTAAYYDKEAKGVQFPFPKLFGKLADVILERYELKEERFMDALAEISRINYANAKRNPKAQTRTWFMNKEHAMARGGDNNMAVGGRLCITDCSQVTDGAAVTILASKDYTKEYAKKTGRKVDDIPRVKGWGHRVAPITFEAKKQESVGDKYILPWTRQTVKDAYKRADLDVKNIDVFETHDCFTSSEYAAISAFGISEPGKEHIAIEEGTIDFGGKKPINPSGGLIGVGHPVGASGVRMMLDLYKQVTNTAGDYQVKGAKNGLMLNIGGSATTNFVFILGK; from the coding sequence ATGAGTGAAAAAGTATTCGTATTAGGCGGAGAACAAACCGACTTCCAAAGAAACTGGACAAAAGAAGGAAAAACCTTCATGTCCATGATGCGTGAAGTATTAGATGATGCTCTTGAAAAAGTGGGCATCAGTTATGATGAAATCAAACGATTGAACAAAGAAAACCGTGTGGCTGTGTTTGTTGGTAACTTCGATGCAGAACAGTATGCCAACCAAGGTCACTTGGGTGCTTTTCTTACAGAAGTAAACCCAGCTCTTTACGGCGTTCCTGGTGCTCGTTACGAAGCAGCTTGTGCTTCTGGTTCTGTTGCCCTTGATGCTGCCATCACACATATCCGTGCTGAAGATTACGATCTAGCGATTGTTCTTGGTGTGGAAGTAATGAAAACAGTTTCTTCTTCTGTGGGTGGTGACTTTCTTGGAACTGCTGCATACTACGATAAAGAAGCGAAGGGAGTTCAATTTCCTTTCCCTAAACTTTTCGGAAAACTAGCAGATGTGATCCTCGAACGTTATGAACTGAAAGAAGAACGTTTTATGGATGCTCTTGCAGAAATTTCACGTATCAACTACGCAAACGCAAAACGTAATCCAAAAGCGCAAACTCGCACATGGTTCATGAACAAAGAACATGCGATGGCTCGCGGTGGTGATAACAATATGGCTGTGGGTGGTAGACTTTGTATCACTGACTGTTCCCAAGTAACAGACGGTGCTGCTGTCACAATCCTTGCATCCAAAGATTACACAAAAGAATACGCTAAAAAAACTGGTCGCAAAGTTGATGACATCCCTCGTGTTAAAGGATGGGGTCACCGTGTAGCACCAATTACTTTTGAAGCAAAAAAACAAGAATCCGTTGGAGACAAATACATCCTTCCATGGACTCGCCAAACAGTAAAAGACGCATACAAACGTGCTGACCTTGATGTAAAAAACATTGATGTGTTTGAAACACATGACTGTTTTACTTCTTCTGAATACGCTGCGATTTCCGCTTTTGGAATCTCAGAACCAGGAAAAGAACACATCGCAATCGAAGAAGGAACCATTGACTTTGGTGGTAAAAAACCAATCAATCCATCTGGTGGACTCATTGGTGTGGGTCACCCGGTTGGTGCTTCTGGGGTTCGTATGATGCTCGACCTCTACAAACAAGTCACAAACACTGCTGGTGATTACCAAGTAAAAGGTGCTAAAAATGGCCTTATGCTCAACATCGGTGGATCTGCGACTACGAACTTCGTGTTCATCTTAGGTAAGTAG